Proteins encoded within one genomic window of Spirulina major PCC 6313:
- a CDS encoding alpha-E domain-containing protein yields the protein MLSRVANSIYWLNRYIERADNIARFVDVNLNLMLDLPSHLAQQWHPLVITTGDSEFFKARYGEATAENVIQFLTFDPDYPNSILSALRVARENARSIREIISSEMWEDVNNFYLMVKDAESVKHIDMMPDLFAQVKRYSHRFAGVMDATMTHNEGWHFGKMGRLLERADKTMRILDVKYFILLPSADWVGTPLDQLQWIALLKSASAYEMYRKQQNRINPTAIAEFLILDRHFPRSINFCISQTEKSLYEITQTPMGTWSRSPERALGRLSAQLGYLVIEDVIEDGLHEFLEQMQGSINTISNEIALTFFNTEPVLA from the coding sequence ATGTTAAGTCGTGTTGCGAATTCGATCTATTGGCTCAATCGCTACATTGAGCGGGCGGACAATATTGCGCGGTTTGTGGATGTGAATTTGAATTTGATGCTGGATTTGCCCAGTCATTTAGCGCAGCAATGGCATCCGCTGGTGATTACGACGGGCGATTCAGAGTTTTTTAAAGCGCGTTACGGTGAAGCCACGGCTGAAAATGTGATTCAATTTCTCACCTTTGACCCGGACTATCCCAACTCAATTCTCTCGGCGTTGCGGGTGGCGCGGGAAAATGCCCGCTCCATTCGTGAAATTATCTCCTCGGAAATGTGGGAGGACGTGAATAATTTTTACCTGATGGTGAAAGATGCCGAGTCGGTTAAGCATATTGACATGATGCCGGATCTGTTTGCCCAGGTGAAGCGCTATAGCCATCGGTTTGCGGGGGTGATGGATGCGACGATGACCCATAACGAGGGCTGGCATTTTGGCAAGATGGGGCGTTTGTTGGAGCGGGCGGACAAAACGATGCGCATCCTGGATGTGAAGTATTTTATTCTGCTGCCGTCGGCGGATTGGGTGGGAACGCCCTTAGATCAATTGCAGTGGATCGCGCTGTTGAAGTCGGCGAGCGCCTATGAGATGTATCGTAAGCAGCAGAACCGGATTAATCCGACAGCGATCGCAGAATTCCTGATCCTCGATCGCCACTTCCCCCGCTCCATTAACTTCTGCATTTCCCAAACCGAAAAATCCCTCTACGAAATCACCCAAACCCCGATGGGAACCTGGAGCCGCTCCCCAGAACGCGCCCTAGGACGATTATCGGCACAATTAGGATATCTAGTGATTGAGGATGTCATTGAAGACGGCCTCCATGAGTTCCTGGAGCAAATGCAAGGGTCAATCAACACTATCAGCAATGAAATTGCCCTGACGTTTTTCAATACTGAACCCGTCTTGGCTTAG
- a CDS encoding DUF3368 domain-containing protein — translation MIIVSDTSPINNLAAINHLHLLNQLYGTVFIPEAVYRELTDPNFPVAGATEVQTFDWIQTRAVSDRILVEALSNELDIGEAEAIALAVETQADQVLIDERRGRLIANKLKLQYTGILGILVEAKSQGLIAEVKPLMNALIDEAGFWIAEPLRNSVLQLVNEIDAP, via the coding sequence GTGATTATCGTCAGCGACACATCACCTATCAACAACCTTGCTGCAATCAATCACCTTCATCTTCTTAATCAACTGTATGGAACAGTTTTTATTCCCGAAGCTGTTTATCGAGAACTAACCGACCCCAATTTTCCCGTAGCAGGTGCGACTGAAGTACAAACCTTTGACTGGATTCAAACTCGTGCTGTTAGCGATCGCATCTTAGTCGAAGCACTGAGTAACGAACTGGATATTGGAGAAGCCGAGGCGATCGCTCTAGCGGTCGAAACTCAGGCTGATCAAGTTTTGATTGATGAGCGCCGAGGTCGCTTGATAGCAAATAAACTGAAGCTTCAATACACAGGAATTTTAGGAATCTTGGTTGAAGCGAAAAGCCAAGGTTTGATTGCTGAAGTAAAGCCTTTGATGAATGCGTTGATTGATGAGGCTGGATTTTGGATAGCAGAACCTCTACGTAACAGCGTTTTACAGCTTGTCAACGAAATCGATGCACCTTGA
- a CDS encoding Uma2 family endonuclease, with product MTQALEQRTYTREEYLEFETVSEERHEYVNGEIRRMTGGTPDHNEIAINLATLLKSAVRGKPYRIFGADQRLWIPDRNLYTYPDLMVVEKPLQLQTGRTDTVTNPCFIAEVLSKSTQDYDHGEKFSAYRTVESFREYLLIDQYSIHVEHYVKTTANQWLLSEYDDPNIILSLSSLDVQIEIIALYENIEIDA from the coding sequence ATGACCCAGGCACTTGAGCAACGCACCTATACCCGCGAAGAATATCTGGAGTTTGAAACGGTTTCGGAGGAACGCCATGAATATGTCAACGGAGAAATTCGACGTATGACAGGAGGCACACCTGACCACAACGAAATTGCAATCAATCTTGCAACCCTGCTCAAATCTGCTGTGCGAGGCAAACCCTACCGGATCTTCGGAGCCGACCAACGGTTGTGGATTCCCGATCGCAATCTTTACACCTATCCCGATCTGATGGTTGTCGAAAAACCCTTACAGCTTCAAACTGGGCGTACCGACACCGTGACCAATCCCTGCTTTATTGCTGAAGTGTTGTCCAAATCAACCCAAGACTATGACCACGGCGAAAAGTTTTCTGCTTACCGCACCGTTGAAAGCTTCCGCGAATATCTTCTCATTGACCAGTACAGTATTCACGTAGAACACTACGTCAAAACGACCGCTAATCAATGGCTGCTATCAGAATATGATGATCCAAATATTATATTGTCCCTGAGTTCGCTTGACGTTCAAATCGAAATCATTGCCCTCTATGAAAACATTGAGATTGACGCTTAA
- a CDS encoding MinD/ParA family ATP-binding protein has product MMNANQLLRAAKKVGEIKTVFRFPYVHLICISSRFTELELDERELDFCRSIKISVAELRRILRNSLLSLRLLTADEFLEEYPDNKDRGHHWLSALIDQELKETSSTEEPSTRIKVIHFYGYKGGQARSTLLGLLSTTLAEDGWKVLVVDSDIEAPSLDILYARTSRTLSGTLLGVIQSTSDIIPERVRTPEGSGYVDLLACRPKSAEFDIDASAFALRCALEPMIIEDAAKRIVEFAIEKKYDALLIDHRSGLSPVTLPWMNTLLGPTVVCVRLDEQWRPAEQFIKSVLRTNSANPGVFVSWKPDDENLDSYRQRNNMQIDSLLDILAEAISEAAEISDSFEEEAEISSVELEDHWIVWSYDSAFRQSRLPEKNQLSGLSIESLNKLRSILNVSYKTTENIAENTLLLSPSGASDEGDLIQTEALRELSVPNNSISYVLGRKGTGKTRLLRELSKAGVGEPLLVDSNSRDDKGLKSPSPELTRAAELYKDTPEKLWWHLLSAAIDVPETSTDELRRLFSQEMEQPTSDDPILRILEKIEGNSKRTFLIDGLETAFNAKLIFTYAEALFRFIQTVETDSRLSKYIHLKLFIRSDLVGRGFQNIEQQLHGKSLYLSWDTQKIFNFILSRISRIQWYKEQFPSLVEDIEENRTDILKGSLPTEDCEILLMKAFPEKIRRNNLATKTFLKTYFADSASDRPEISTSDKLRYYPRVFDKFLQVIADPQPTDVGSFQGSQTEGGKISQSLIFIAHEAASREYLSQLQSELNYLVSLSDDFSENQTRIKALLDAFEGLKTPFKLDECVSELTSKVNIDKRDIRTAIERMKNVGMFEDRPDYPGQLRVGRLFKSSLKMKYVRGKK; this is encoded by the coding sequence ATGATGAATGCAAATCAGCTGCTAAGAGCAGCAAAGAAAGTTGGTGAAATCAAAACAGTATTTCGATTTCCATATGTTCATCTAATATGTATATCCTCTAGATTTACTGAGCTAGAACTAGATGAGCGTGAACTGGATTTCTGCCGTTCGATCAAAATTAGCGTGGCAGAACTACGAAGGATCTTACGAAATTCCTTACTTTCGTTGCGTTTACTTACTGCTGATGAATTTTTAGAAGAATATCCTGATAATAAAGATCGAGGACACCATTGGTTGAGTGCTCTCATCGATCAGGAATTAAAAGAAACAAGTTCTACAGAAGAGCCATCTACAAGAATTAAAGTTATTCACTTTTATGGCTACAAGGGTGGGCAAGCTCGTTCAACCCTTCTTGGACTTCTATCAACTACTCTGGCAGAAGATGGATGGAAAGTTCTTGTAGTTGATAGCGATATTGAAGCTCCCTCTCTTGATATACTCTACGCTCGAACTTCTCGAACTTTATCTGGTACTCTCTTAGGGGTTATTCAATCTACATCCGATATTATTCCTGAACGTGTTAGGACACCCGAAGGAAGTGGATATGTAGATTTATTGGCTTGTAGACCAAAGTCAGCAGAATTTGATATTGACGCATCTGCATTTGCTCTTCGGTGTGCGCTAGAACCTATGATCATTGAGGATGCTGCTAAACGGATTGTAGAATTTGCAATAGAGAAGAAATATGACGCTCTATTAATAGATCACAGATCAGGACTTTCACCAGTAACCTTACCTTGGATGAATACACTTCTTGGTCCGACAGTTGTTTGTGTTCGTCTTGATGAACAGTGGCGACCTGCTGAACAATTTATAAAATCAGTCCTCCGAACTAACTCTGCCAATCCTGGTGTTTTTGTTTCATGGAAGCCAGATGATGAAAATTTAGATTCATACAGGCAGCGGAATAATATGCAGATTGATTCGCTGTTAGATATTCTTGCTGAAGCAATCTCTGAAGCTGCCGAAATCTCAGACAGTTTTGAAGAAGAGGCAGAAATTTCTTCTGTTGAGCTTGAAGATCATTGGATTGTCTGGTCGTATGATAGCGCTTTCAGGCAGAGCAGACTACCAGAGAAGAATCAGTTATCTGGTCTGAGCATTGAATCACTCAACAAGCTTCGTAGTATTCTTAATGTTAGCTATAAAACAACTGAAAATATTGCCGAAAATACTTTATTACTCAGTCCAAGTGGTGCATCTGATGAAGGCGACTTAATTCAGACAGAAGCTCTTCGAGAACTCAGTGTTCCTAACAATTCAATTTCCTATGTTTTAGGGCGTAAGGGAACAGGTAAGACTCGCTTACTTCGAGAGCTTTCAAAAGCTGGGGTTGGTGAACCACTGTTAGTTGACTCAAACAGTAGAGATGATAAAGGATTAAAGTCTCCTAGTCCAGAACTAACAAGAGCAGCAGAATTATATAAAGACACTCCTGAAAAATTATGGTGGCATCTACTATCTGCTGCGATTGATGTACCTGAAACATCTACTGATGAGCTAAGAAGGTTGTTTTCTCAAGAGATGGAGCAACCTACAAGTGATGATCCAATTTTGCGAATTCTTGAAAAAATAGAGGGAAACTCTAAACGCACTTTTTTAATCGATGGTCTTGAAACAGCGTTTAACGCCAAGCTGATTTTTACTTATGCTGAAGCCCTTTTCCGGTTTATACAAACTGTTGAAACAGATTCCAGGCTATCTAAGTACATACATCTCAAACTTTTTATAAGAAGTGATTTAGTAGGACGAGGCTTCCAAAACATTGAACAACAGCTTCATGGTAAAAGTCTATATTTAAGTTGGGATACACAAAAAATCTTCAACTTCATTTTGTCGCGGATATCTCGAATTCAGTGGTATAAGGAACAGTTTCCAAGCTTGGTTGAAGACATAGAAGAAAATAGAACTGATATTCTTAAAGGTTCTCTACCAACTGAGGATTGTGAAATCCTTTTGATGAAAGCCTTTCCTGAAAAAATACGTAGAAATAATCTCGCGACAAAAACATTTCTCAAAACGTATTTTGCTGATAGCGCAAGTGATCGACCTGAAATTAGTACCAGTGATAAATTGAGGTATTATCCACGAGTTTTTGATAAATTTCTTCAAGTAATTGCTGATCCTCAGCCAACTGATGTTGGTTCTTTCCAAGGATCGCAAACCGAAGGGGGAAAGATCAGTCAAAGTCTTATCTTTATTGCTCATGAAGCAGCATCTAGAGAATATCTCAGTCAACTTCAGTCTGAATTAAATTATTTGGTAAGCTTGTCAGATGATTTTTCTGAGAATCAAACAAGAATTAAGGCATTGTTAGATGCTTTTGAAGGTCTAAAGACACCATTTAAGTTAGATGAATGTGTCTCAGAACTTACTTCCAAGGTGAACATAGATAAAAGAGACATTAGAACTGCAATTGAGAGAATGAAAAACGTAGGAATGTTTGAAGACCGTCCAGATTATCCAGGGCAACTTCGTGTTGGTCGCCTTTTCAAATCATCCTTAAAGATGAAATATGTTAGAGGGAAAAAGTAG
- a CDS encoding site-specific integrase, which yields MPRVFTGKIMIPADKMDEYFQALEEAEAKRKPFRDYLESLESEFSGYLSQKYTPRTVRKHSHIIQMFIEFLCSYTDVEKLEDVTKGMANSHFKKWYRRKVWDSSTDNDIKVAVKKFFQFLDTEKGIKNEKAVSGLK from the coding sequence ATGCCAAGAGTATTTACTGGAAAAATCATGATTCCAGCCGATAAGATGGATGAATATTTTCAGGCATTAGAAGAAGCTGAAGCGAAACGAAAGCCATTTAGAGACTATCTTGAGAGTTTAGAATCCGAGTTTTCAGGCTATCTGTCACAAAAATACACACCTAGAACAGTTCGTAAACACAGTCACATCATTCAAATGTTTATCGAATTCTTGTGTAGTTATACAGATGTCGAAAAATTGGAAGATGTCACGAAAGGCATGGCAAACTCTCACTTCAAAAAATGGTATCGCCGCAAAGTTTGGGACTCTTCCACTGACAATGATATTAAAGTCGCAGTCAAAAAGTTTTTTCAATTTTTAGATACTGAAAAAGGTATCAAAAATGAAAAGGCAGTATCTGGATTGAAATAG
- a CDS encoding ABC1 kinase family protein — protein MAEASLSSLQEQFTVPSDQDPMRREIGHYDPDAIMSYYRQRPFQVLGRLWDILVPFLWFGVLLWWDKVTGSAQNKKRRRAVQLRDTITKLGPTYIKVGQALSTRPDLVPTIYMEELARLQDQLPPFDNAIAYQFIEEELGDRPEAIYAELSPKPVAAASLGQVYKGKLKTGETVAVKVQRPDLLRCITLDVYIMRSLALWAQANIKRIRSDLIGIADEFAGRIFEEMDYSQEGRNAEEFARLYGYLPEIYIPSIYWDYTGRRVLTMEWIEGTKLTNIPAIQEKNIDATYLVEVGVACSLRQLLEHGFFHADPHPGNLLATPDGKLAYLDFGMMSRIKPYQRYGLIEAIVHLVNRDFEALAHDYVKLDFLTPDTDLEPIIPALSQVFGNALGASVAELNFKSITDQMSEMMYEFPFQVPAYYALIIRSLVTLEGIAIGIEPDFKVLSKAYPYVAKRLLTDPSPELRNSLKGLLFKDGGFRWNRLENLLRNARNSADYDFEQVLSQTLDFLFSDRGTFIRDRLADEIIQAVDTYSRRTFFNMSSLMRQQVGLKAMEMPGDLQEDDGQNNVEHLKNIIEILRETQGFDPMAILPLIPELLAKHEMQEMGQQIANGLVQRVAARLIRQFLLEDAPMKTVTVEPIRRRSLPAA, from the coding sequence ATGGCTGAGGCTTCCCTTTCATCCCTTCAAGAACAATTCACCGTCCCAAGCGATCAAGACCCCATGCGGCGCGAGATTGGGCATTACGATCCCGACGCGATCATGTCCTATTACCGCCAGCGACCGTTCCAGGTGTTGGGGCGACTGTGGGATATCTTGGTTCCTTTCCTCTGGTTTGGGGTGCTGTTGTGGTGGGATAAGGTAACCGGATCGGCGCAGAACAAGAAACGCCGTCGAGCGGTGCAACTGCGCGACACCATCACTAAATTAGGGCCGACCTATATCAAAGTGGGGCAAGCTCTCTCGACGCGCCCCGACCTCGTGCCGACGATTTATATGGAGGAGTTGGCGCGGTTACAGGATCAATTACCGCCCTTTGATAATGCGATCGCCTATCAATTTATCGAAGAAGAATTAGGCGATCGCCCCGAAGCCATCTACGCCGAACTCTCCCCCAAACCCGTCGCCGCCGCCTCCCTCGGCCAAGTCTACAAAGGCAAGCTCAAAACCGGCGAAACCGTCGCCGTCAAAGTCCAACGCCCCGACCTTCTGCGCTGCATCACCCTCGATGTCTACATCATGCGTAGCCTCGCCCTCTGGGCCCAAGCCAATATCAAACGCATCCGCAGTGACTTAATCGGCATCGCTGACGAATTTGCCGGGCGCATCTTCGAGGAAATGGACTACAGCCAAGAAGGTCGCAACGCCGAAGAATTTGCCCGCCTCTACGGTTATCTCCCCGAAATCTACATCCCCTCGATCTATTGGGACTACACCGGGCGACGAGTGCTCACCATGGAATGGATCGAAGGCACCAAACTCACTAACATTCCCGCGATCCAGGAAAAAAATATTGATGCCACCTACCTCGTCGAAGTAGGCGTAGCCTGTTCCCTGCGCCAACTCCTCGAACATGGCTTCTTCCACGCTGACCCCCACCCCGGCAACCTCCTCGCCACCCCCGACGGCAAACTCGCCTACCTCGATTTCGGCATGATGAGCCGGATCAAACCCTATCAACGCTACGGCCTGATTGAAGCGATCGTCCATCTCGTCAACCGTGATTTTGAAGCCCTCGCCCATGACTATGTGAAACTCGACTTTCTCACCCCCGACACTGATCTAGAGCCGATTATTCCTGCCCTCAGTCAGGTGTTTGGTAACGCCCTGGGGGCCAGTGTGGCGGAGTTGAATTTTAAGAGCATCACCGATCAAATGTCGGAAATGATGTATGAATTTCCCTTCCAAGTTCCGGCTTATTATGCCTTGATTATTCGCTCATTAGTGACGCTCGAAGGGATTGCGATCGGCATTGAACCGGATTTTAAAGTGCTCAGTAAAGCCTATCCCTACGTTGCAAAACGCCTCCTCACCGATCCATCCCCTGAATTACGCAATTCTTTAAAAGGTCTTCTGTTTAAAGATGGTGGCTTTCGCTGGAATCGCCTCGAAAATCTCCTCCGCAATGCCCGCAATTCTGCTGATTATGATTTCGAGCAGGTGTTATCTCAAACCTTAGATTTTCTCTTTTCCGATCGCGGTACGTTCATCCGCGATCGCCTCGCTGATGAAATCATCCAAGCCGTGGACACCTACAGCCGCCGCACCTTCTTCAATATGTCGTCCCTCATGCGGCAACAGGTGGGGCTGAAGGCGATGGAAATGCCGGGAGATTTACAAGAAGATGACGGCCAGAACAATGTTGAACACCTCAAGAATATTATTGAGATTCTCCGCGAAACTCAAGGCTTTGACCCCATGGCGATTTTGCCGCTGATCCCTGAATTGCTGGCGAAACATGAAATGCAGGAGATGGGTCAACAGATCGCCAATGGCTTGGTGCAACGGGTGGCGGCTCGGTTAATTCGCCAATTTTTACTGGAGGATGCACCGATGAAAACGGTAACGGTGGAACCCATCAGACGGCGATCGCTCCCGGCGGCGTAA
- a CDS encoding transposase, with translation MSWAHRAHLTTCVWMVAALIQRGEVNLTRWLPYLPCRGHQAQSKQRRVSRWLHNSRINVHRLYKPLIQAALATWNEDCLYLSLDTSMYWDNYCLVRLAVVHRGRALTVVWRVLEHKSASIAFSDYRELLYQGANRLPQGVKVVLLADRGFVHLKAMQMLSQELGWHYRIRLKRNTWLWRAGKGWQQLKDFHLQRGEALCLHTVKLHKQEWYGPVHVALGYNNINGEFWAIVSDEPTNLQTFREYGLRFDIEEAFLDDQSSGWNLQKSELRSVCALSRLWFLLAVATLYVTAQGVVVVESGDRRRVDPHWFRGNSYFRIGWDWIKTALEQGWQLIRTVCFTQARDPEPAMASRKQHDRRTYQIEFNIRTYQYDPD, from the coding sequence GTGTCCTGGGCACATCGGGCGCATCTGACCACCTGTGTGTGGATGGTAGCCGCCTTGATTCAGCGCGGTGAAGTCAACCTAACCCGCTGGCTACCCTACCTGCCTTGTCGTGGGCACCAAGCTCAAAGCAAGCAACGTCGGGTCAGCCGCTGGCTACACAACAGTCGCATCAATGTCCATCGGCTGTACAAACCGCTGATTCAAGCAGCGCTTGCCACTTGGAATGAGGACTGTTTGTATCTGAGCTTAGACACCTCAATGTACTGGGACAACTATTGCCTGGTGCGTTTGGCTGTGGTGCATCGAGGCCGAGCCTTAACCGTGGTGTGGCGAGTATTGGAACACAAAAGTGCCTCCATCGCTTTCAGCGACTATCGAGAGCTGCTCTACCAAGGCGCGAACCGATTGCCCCAAGGGGTGAAGGTGGTGTTGCTGGCCGACCGAGGCTTTGTCCACCTCAAGGCGATGCAGATGCTCAGTCAAGAGTTGGGCTGGCACTATCGCATTCGTCTCAAGCGCAACACCTGGCTCTGGCGGGCTGGTAAAGGCTGGCAGCAATTGAAAGACTTCCATCTCCAACGGGGGGAAGCCCTTTGTCTACACACCGTCAAACTCCACAAGCAGGAGTGGTACGGACCGGTTCATGTTGCCCTTGGCTACAACAACATCAATGGTGAGTTTTGGGCAATCGTCAGTGATGAACCCACTAACCTACAGACGTTCCGCGAATATGGCTTGCGCTTTGATATCGAGGAAGCGTTTCTCGATGACCAATCTAGCGGTTGGAATCTCCAGAAATCAGAACTGCGCTCCGTCTGCGCTCTGTCTCGCCTCTGGTTCCTCCTCGCGGTCGCGACGCTCTATGTCACGGCTCAAGGGGTCGTGGTGGTGGAGTCCGGAGACCGTCGCCGGGTAGACCCCCACTGGTTTCGTGGCAACAGCTATTTCCGCATCGGTTGGGACTGGATCAAAACCGCTTTGGAGCAAGGTTGGCAGCTCATTAGGACGGTCTGTTTTACCCAGGCTCGTGACCCTGAACCCGCTATGGCTTCTCGAAAACAACACGACCGTCGCACCTATCAAATCGAGTTCAACATACGCACATACCAGTATGACCCTGACTAA
- a CDS encoding Npun_R2479 family HD domain-containing metalloprotein: MFLATNLLIDNLVQQLTQGYRRTYGGWKSEYAEIIAWAAAMALENIANSDALYHNVEHTIFVTLVGQEILRGKHIKEGGTTPEDWLHFHIALLCHDIGYVKGVCQPDDPLHYQYATGIGDSKIQLPPGASDASLAPYHVDRGKLFVQERFGGHKLIDAELLKESIELTRFPVPADEDHKDTYHYPGLVRAADLIGQLSDPRYLQKIPALFYEFEEIGTNQFLGYKTPGDLRANYPSFYWKAVHPYLPTALKFLNLTQSGKQIIANLYATVFRVEHEQDPETQKPTQDSVAA, translated from the coding sequence ATGTTCTTGGCAACCAATCTCCTCATTGACAACCTTGTCCAACAACTCACCCAAGGCTATCGCCGCACCTATGGGGGGTGGAAATCGGAATATGCCGAGATCATTGCCTGGGCAGCAGCCATGGCCCTGGAAAATATCGCCAACAGCGATGCTCTCTATCACAACGTTGAACACACCATTTTTGTCACCCTCGTCGGTCAAGAAATTCTGCGCGGCAAACATATTAAAGAAGGCGGAACCACCCCTGAAGATTGGCTACACTTTCACATCGCCCTGCTCTGCCATGACATCGGCTACGTCAAAGGCGTATGCCAACCCGACGACCCCCTCCATTACCAATACGCCACCGGCATCGGCGACAGTAAAATTCAACTGCCCCCCGGTGCTAGCGATGCCAGCCTTGCCCCCTACCATGTGGATCGCGGCAAACTCTTTGTCCAAGAGCGGTTTGGGGGTCACAAACTGATTGATGCGGAATTACTCAAAGAAAGTATCGAACTCACCCGCTTTCCTGTTCCCGCCGATGAAGACCACAAAGACACCTATCACTATCCTGGTTTGGTGCGAGCGGCAGATTTAATCGGCCAACTCAGTGATCCCCGCTATCTTCAAAAAATTCCCGCCCTTTTCTATGAGTTTGAAGAAATCGGCACCAATCAATTTTTAGGCTACAAAACACCGGGGGATCTCCGCGCCAACTACCCTAGTTTCTATTGGAAAGCGGTTCACCCTTACCTACCGACGGCGCTGAAATTCCTCAACCTCACCCAATCCGGTAAACAGATTATCGCTAATCTCTACGCTACGGTGTTCCGGGTTGAACATGAACAAGATCCCGAAACCCAAAAACCCACGCAGGATTCCGTTGCCGCATAG
- a CDS encoding UPF0175 family protein has protein sequence MSVIVPDEILTATRMSETEMRQEIAIMLFQREKLTLAQASRFAGMHRVAFQHLLASRHIPMHYGVEDFEQDIQNLREMGRL, from the coding sequence ATGAGCGTTATTGTCCCTGACGAAATTTTAACCGCAACTCGCATGAGTGAGACTGAAATGCGTCAGGAAATCGCTATTATGCTCTTTCAACGGGAAAAGCTTACTCTTGCTCAAGCCAGCCGATTTGCAGGAATGCACCGTGTTGCCTTTCAGCACCTACTTGCTAGTCGCCATATCCCAATGCATTATGGGGTGGAAGATTTTGAACAGGATATTCAAAACCTGCGGGAGATGGGCAGATTGTGA
- a CDS encoding integron integrase codes for MNTPQPPKKLLDVVREVIRLKHYSYRTEQTYIDWIKRYLRFHNKRPPREMGVPEIQEFLTHLAVEGQVAASTQNQALSALLFLYRNVLQIELGNVRDFLKAKRPKRLPTVLTPEEVQKIIQHLTGVERLVIQLLYGSGLRLAEALNLRIKDVDFAQHQFIIRDTKGNEDRVTPLPQSVQAPLQIHLKSARQLHQQDLERGYGSVYLPFALARKYPKADHEWIWQYVFPSYSFSQDPRSGVTQRHYLSESKIQKTLKNAVRQSTVEKRVSCHTFRHSFATHLLQSGYDIRTVQELLGRKDVKTTMIYTHVLNRGGRGVQSPLDRL; via the coding sequence ATGAATACTCCCCAACCGCCAAAGAAATTGTTAGACGTGGTTCGAGAGGTGATCCGCCTCAAACACTACTCCTACCGTACTGAGCAAACGTACATCGATTGGATTAAGCGGTACTTGCGCTTTCACAACAAGCGTCCCCCTCGCGAAATGGGCGTGCCAGAGATTCAAGAATTCCTGACTCATCTTGCAGTGGAAGGTCAAGTTGCCGCCTCAACACAGAATCAAGCCCTGAGCGCACTACTGTTCCTCTATCGAAATGTCCTTCAGATTGAGTTAGGCAATGTTCGAGATTTCTTGAAAGCCAAGCGCCCCAAACGGTTGCCCACTGTTCTCACCCCGGAAGAAGTCCAAAAAATAATTCAACATCTGACCGGAGTAGAGCGGCTGGTGATTCAATTGCTCTATGGCAGTGGCTTGCGCTTGGCGGAGGCGTTAAACCTGCGTATTAAAGACGTGGATTTTGCTCAGCACCAGTTCATCATCCGAGATACCAAAGGTAACGAAGACCGAGTGACCCCTTTGCCCCAAAGCGTACAAGCTCCTCTACAGATCCACCTCAAAAGCGCTCGTCAACTGCATCAACAGGATCTAGAGCGAGGGTATGGCTCTGTGTATCTGCCCTTTGCCCTGGCAAGAAAATATCCCAAGGCCGATCATGAATGGATTTGGCAATATGTGTTTCCGTCCTATTCGTTCTCTCAAGATCCGCGCTCAGGGGTAACGCAACGACATTATTTAAGCGAAAGCAAAATCCAGAAAACCTTAAAAAATGCAGTTAGACAATCAACTGTGGAGAAAAGAGTGAGTTGCCATACTTTTCGACATAGTTTTGCCACTCATCTTTTGCAAAGTGGCTATGACATCCGTACTGTTCAGGAATTGCTCGGACGTAAAGATGTGAAAACAACGATGATCTATACCCATGTTCTCAATCGTGGGGGGCGTGGGGTTCAAAGTCCGCTGGATCGACTGTAA